DNA from Microbacterium sp. SORGH_AS_0969:
CCACGACGGCACGGCGAGGTGTCGATCCGTCTCATCCGCAACCGCGATGCGCGCGTCCTTCAGCAGCAGCTGATCGACAACCGCTCGTGGTTGCGGCCGTGGGAGGCCACGAGCCCCGATGGTCCGGTGTCGTTCGACATGCGCCTCGGAATCCGGCGTCTCCTGCAGCAGTACCGCGACGGCGTCGGCGTTCCCTTCGTCATGGAGTGGGACGACGAGGTCGCCGGTCAGCTGAACGTGTGGGGCGTCTCGCGGGGCTCGCTCGCCTCGGCGACCATCGGGTACTGGGTGGCCGAGGCCTATGCGGGGCGCAACATCACCACGATCAGCGTCGCGATGGCCACTGACATCTGCTTCACCTCGCTGAACCTGCACCGCGTCGAGATCTGCATCCGTCCCGAGAATCACGCGAGCTTGCGGGTCGTCGAGAAGCTCGGCTTCCGGTACGAGGGGCTGCGCCGTCGATACATCCACATCGACGGTGACTGGCGTGACCACTACGCCTTCGCTCTCGTGCGCGAGGAGGTCCCGCACGGCGTGCTCGACCGCTACGAGCGCGGCCAGGTGCCGCCGGACGCCGCTCGCGTCCCGCCCGCCGACCGGCTCTAGTCTTTCGGTCGCTCCCGACCACTCGCGCCCGCGCCCGCGTGGCGAGACTGCATCGCGCTGACATTCCCACTGCAGGCTGCAATGGAGATGTCAGCTGGATGCAGTCTGGGCTGGTCAGGGGAGATCGCGCGGTCAGCGACGACACGCGCGGGGATGCCGAGCTGTGACCGTCCCGTGACCTACCGTGTTCACATGGGTGGACAGGTTCTCGGTGGCGGGGTGATCGTCTTCGTCGCGGTCGCGCTGTGGCTCGTCTATCTTCTGCCGTCATGGCAGAGCCGACACCGGTTCACCTCGGCCGAGC
Protein-coding regions in this window:
- a CDS encoding GNAT family N-acetyltransferase, with protein sequence MDLSVPRRHGEVSIRLIRNRDARVLQQQLIDNRSWLRPWEATSPDGPVSFDMRLGIRRLLQQYRDGVGVPFVMEWDDEVAGQLNVWGVSRGSLASATIGYWVAEAYAGRNITTISVAMATDICFTSLNLHRVEICIRPENHASLRVVEKLGFRYEGLRRRYIHIDGDWRDHYAFALVREEVPHGVLDRYERGQVPPDAARVPPADRL